In Triticum urartu cultivar G1812 chromosome 6, Tu2.1, whole genome shotgun sequence, the following proteins share a genomic window:
- the LOC125516109 gene encoding uncharacterized protein LOC125516109 isoform X1, translating into MEIDLNRDARDGDAERVAAPQSNRAVGVEVVAQEGNGDGGMVAAAEGVGAAPETVGVGASEGVAPEKNGVGSGGEKEVASEGSGAGAEVGAAVETNGVAVDVWICHQCRQRKTGLTAACRGSKKNGKCTLRYCKNCIRNRYPLIADEVLKEEAWECPKCRNDCNCSKCKKRRGEEPAGPMVHSVKRPKGDLRRIESTDALKDEIVIPRGTLVKRPKGNLRRIESTDALKDEIVIPRGTLVKRPKGNLRRIESTDALKDEIVIPRGTLVKRPKGNLRRIESTDALKDEIVIPRGTLVKRPKGNLRRIESTDALKDEIVIPRGTLVKRPKGNLRRIESTDALKDEIVIPRGTLVKRPKGNLRRIESTDALKDEIVIPRGTLVKRPKGNLRRIESTDALKDEIVIPRGTLVKRPKGNLRRIESTDALKDEIVIPRGTLVTCVAGVEMQPEDVGAAIQFLEFCRSFGEIFQIRKGQSEKIVKDITGDRQLREVSSVVAELHTNLLSVIENGNYKPLKYPKHGDTWIRKLSKYITDSTLHAKDFILDCLSHGLSGYKNLSPSHKLDVLNSLCDEALSSEKLRTRIEAREGVARQKIRAATEKEKELKERQNDMAKTMGGEITGNEEANNIFCQIKEAKEVKQAAMKELEELGCVLRSTPVMVDKGVAYWKLDGYCNNNTNILRQEFDKEATMKNQDKWFMFSEDEQKVVENHVTTRSQRPWRKDNRV; encoded by the exons ATGGAGATAGATCTGAACCGGGACGCCCGCGACGGCGACGCGGAGAGGGTCGCCGCCCCGCAGAGTAACCGCGCCGTCGGAGTGGAGGTCGTCGCCCAGGAGGGCAACGGCGATGGTGGCATGGTGGCCGCTGCGGAGGGCGTCGGCGCTGCCCCGGAGACGGTCGGCGTCGGCGCCTCGGAGGGCGTCGCCCCGGAGAAGAACGGCGTCGGCTCCGGTGGCGAGAAGGAGGTCGCCTCGGAGGGGAGCGGCGCCGGCGCCGAGGTGGGCGCTGCCGTCGAGACGAACGGCGTCGCAGTTGACGTCTGGATCTGCCACCAG TGCCGTCAGAGAAAAACAGGGCTCACGGCAGCTTGCAGAGGGTCCAAGAAGAACGGCAAGTGCACTCTCAGATATTGCAAGAATTGCATACGTAACAG GTACCCTTTGATTGCGGATGAGGTGTTGAAGGAGGAAGCCTGGGAATGCCCCAAGTGCAGGAATGACTGCAACTGCAGCAAGTGCAA AAAGAGGAGAGGGGAGGAGCCAGCAGGACCAATGGTCCATTCTGTCAAGAGACCGAAGGGCGACCTGCGGAGAATTGAGAGCACCGATGCTCTCAAGGATGAAATAGTCATACCCAGAGGTACTCTTGTCAAGAGACCGAAGGGCAACCTGCGGAGAATTGAGAGCACCGATGCTCTCAAGGATGAAATAGTCATACCCAGAGGTACTCTTGTCAAGAGACCGAAGGGCAACCTGCGGAGAATTGAGAGCACCGATGCTCTCAAGGATGAAATAGTCATACCCAGAGGTACTCTTGTCAAGAGACCGAAGGGCAACCTGCGGAGAATTGAGAGCACCGATGCTCTCAAGGATGAAATAGTCATACCCAGAGGTACTCTTGTCAAGAGACCGAAGGGCAACCTGCGGAGAATTGAGAGCACCGATGCTCTCAAGGATGAAATAGTCATACCCAGAGGTACTCTTGTCAAGAGACCGAAGGGCAACCTGCGGAGAATTGAGAGCACCGATGCTCTCAAGGATGAAATAGTCATACCCAGAGGTACTCTTGTCAAGAGACCGAAGGGCAACCTGCGGAGAATTGAGAGCACCGATGCTCTCAAGGATGAAATAGTCATACCCAGAGGTACTCTTGTCAAGAGACCGAAGGGCAACCTGCGGAGAATTGAGAGCACCGATGCTCTCAAGGATGAAATAGTCATACCCAGAGGTACTCTTGTCAAGAGACCGAAGGGCAACCTGCGGAGAATTGAGAGCACCGATGCTCTCAAGGATGAAATAGTCATACCCAGAGGTACTCTTGTGACTTGCGTTGCTGGTGTAGAGATGCAGCCTGAAGATGTTGGTGCCGCCATTCAATTTTTGGAGTTTTGTCGCTCATTTGGCGAG ATCTTCCAAATAAGGAAGGGCCAATCAGAAAAAATTGTCAAAGACATAACTGGAGATCGTCAACTCCGAGAGGTGTCTTCAGTTGTTGCTGAGCTTCACACAAACCTGTTATCTGTCATAGAAAATGGCAATTACAA GCCtttgaaatatccaaaacatgGGGATACATGGATAAGAAAACTCAGCAAATATATCACTGACTCGACATTACATGCAAAAGATTTCATCCTTGACTGCTTAAGCCATGGGCTATCTGGATATAAAAATTTGAGCCCTTCTCATAAGCTGGATGTGCTGAATTCTCTGTGTGACGAGGCATTATCATCTGA AAAGTTGAGGACTAGGATTGAAGCTAGAGAGGGTGTGGCCAGACAAAAGATCCGTGCTGCAACCGAGAAG GAAAAGGAGCTAAAAGAAAGACAGAATGACATGGCTAAAACAATGGGAGGAGAAATCACTGGCAATGAAGAAGCTAATAATATCTTTTGTCAAATAAAAGAGGCAAAAGAAGTCAAGCAGGCAGCCATGAAGG AATTAGAGGAACTGGGATGTGTCCTTAGGTCCACGCCTGTCATGGTAGACAAAGGAGTAGCATACTGGAAGCTGGATGGCTATTGTAATAACAATACAAACATATTGCGCCAAG AATTTGACAAAGAAGCTACAATGAAGAACCAAGACAAGTGGTTCATGTTCAGTGAAGATGAACAGAAAGTAGTTGAAAATCATGTAACTACAAG
- the LOC125516109 gene encoding uncharacterized protein LOC125516109 isoform X2, whose product MEIDLNRDARDGDAERVAAPQSNRAVGVEVVAQEGNGDGGMVAAAEGVGAAPETVGVGASEGVAPEKNGVGSGGEKEVASEGSGAGAEVGAAVETNGVAVDVWICHQCRQRKTGLTAACRGSKKNGKCTLRYCKNCIRNRYPLIADEVLKEEAWECPKCRNDCNCSKCKKRRGEEPAGPMVHSVKRPKGDLRRIESTDALKDEIVIPRGTLVKRPKGNLRRIESTDALKDEIVIPRGTLVKRPKGNLRRIESTDALKDEIVIPRGTLVKRPKGNLRRIESTDALKDEIVIPRGTLVKRPKGNLRRIESTDALKDEIVIPRGTLVKRPKGNLRRIESTDALKDEIVIPRGTLVKRPKGNLRRIESTDALKDEIVIPRGTLVKRPKGNLRRIESTDALKDEIVIPRGTLVTCVAGVEMQPEDVGAAIQFLEFCRSFGEIFQIRKGQSEKIVKDITGDRQLREVSSVVAELHTNLLSVIENGNYKPLKYPKHGDTWIRKLSKYITDSTLHAKDFILDCLSHGLSGYKNLSPSHKLDVLNSLCDEALSSEKLRTRIEAREGVARQKIRAATEKEKELKERQNDMAKTMGGEITGNEEANNIFCQIKEAKEVKQAAMKELEELGCVLRSTPVMVDKGVAYWKLDGYCNNNTNILRQEFDKEATMKNQDKWFMFSEDEQKVVENHVTTRSQRPWRKDNRV is encoded by the exons ATGGAGATAGATCTGAACCGGGACGCCCGCGACGGCGACGCGGAGAGGGTCGCCGCCCCGCAGAGTAACCGCGCCGTCGGAGTGGAGGTCGTCGCCCAGGAGGGCAACGGCGATGGTGGCATGGTGGCCGCTGCGGAGGGCGTCGGCGCTGCCCCGGAGACGGTCGGCGTCGGCGCCTCGGAGGGCGTCGCCCCGGAGAAGAACGGCGTCGGCTCCGGTGGCGAGAAGGAGGTCGCCTCGGAGGGGAGCGGCGCCGGCGCCGAGGTGGGCGCTGCCGTCGAGACGAACGGCGTCGCAGTTGACGTCTGGATCTGCCACCAG TGCCGTCAGAGAAAAACAGGGCTCACGGCAGCTTGCAGAGGGTCCAAGAAGAACGGCAAGTGCACTCTCAGATATTGCAAGAATTGCATACGTAACAG GTACCCTTTGATTGCGGATGAGGTGTTGAAGGAGGAAGCCTGGGAATGCCCCAAGTGCAGGAATGACTGCAACTGCAGCAAGTGCAA AAAGAGGAGAGGGGAGGAGCCAGCAGGACCAATGGTCCATTCTGTCAAGAGACCGAAGGGCGACCTGCGGAGAATTGAGAGCACCGATGCTCTCAAGGATGAAATAGTCATACCCAGAGGTACTCTTGTCAAGAGACCGAAGGGCAACCTGCGGAGAATTGAGAGCACCGATGCTCTCAAGGATGAAATAGTCATACCCAGAGGTACTCTTGTCAAGAGACCGAAGGGCAACCTGCGGAGAATTGAGAGCACCGATGCTCTCAAGGATGAAATAGTCATACCCAGAGGTACTCTTGTCAAGAGACCGAAGGGCAACCTGCGGAGAATTGAGAGCACCGATGCTCTCAAGGATGAAATAGTCATACCCAGAGGTACTCTTGTCAAGAGACCGAAGGGCAACCTGCGGAGAATTGAGAGCACCGATGCTCTCAAGGATGAAATAGTCATACCCAGAGGTACTCTTGTCAAGAGACCGAAGGGCAACCTGCGGAGAATTGAGAGCACCGATGCTCTCAAGGATGAAATAGTCATACCCAGAGGTACTCTTGTCAAGAGACCGAAGGGCAACCTGCGGAGAATTGAGAGCACCGATGCTCTCAAGGATGAAATAGTCATACCCAGAGGTACTCTTGTCAAGAGACCGAAGGGCAACCTGCGGAGAATTGAGAGCACCGATGCTCTCAAGGATGAAATAGTCATACCCAGAG GTACTCTTGTGACTTGCGTTGCTGGTGTAGAGATGCAGCCTGAAGATGTTGGTGCCGCCATTCAATTTTTGGAGTTTTGTCGCTCATTTGGCGAG ATCTTCCAAATAAGGAAGGGCCAATCAGAAAAAATTGTCAAAGACATAACTGGAGATCGTCAACTCCGAGAGGTGTCTTCAGTTGTTGCTGAGCTTCACACAAACCTGTTATCTGTCATAGAAAATGGCAATTACAA GCCtttgaaatatccaaaacatgGGGATACATGGATAAGAAAACTCAGCAAATATATCACTGACTCGACATTACATGCAAAAGATTTCATCCTTGACTGCTTAAGCCATGGGCTATCTGGATATAAAAATTTGAGCCCTTCTCATAAGCTGGATGTGCTGAATTCTCTGTGTGACGAGGCATTATCATCTGA AAAGTTGAGGACTAGGATTGAAGCTAGAGAGGGTGTGGCCAGACAAAAGATCCGTGCTGCAACCGAGAAG GAAAAGGAGCTAAAAGAAAGACAGAATGACATGGCTAAAACAATGGGAGGAGAAATCACTGGCAATGAAGAAGCTAATAATATCTTTTGTCAAATAAAAGAGGCAAAAGAAGTCAAGCAGGCAGCCATGAAGG AATTAGAGGAACTGGGATGTGTCCTTAGGTCCACGCCTGTCATGGTAGACAAAGGAGTAGCATACTGGAAGCTGGATGGCTATTGTAATAACAATACAAACATATTGCGCCAAG AATTTGACAAAGAAGCTACAATGAAGAACCAAGACAAGTGGTTCATGTTCAGTGAAGATGAACAGAAAGTAGTTGAAAATCATGTAACTACAAG